The Streptomyces collinus DNA segment GGTGGACGAGGTGGCGGGGCGCTGCGGCTTCCGGTCGCCGGTGGCCCTGCGCGGGCACTTCCGCCGCCAGCTGGGATCGTCCCCGGCCGCGTACCGGGCCGCCTACCGCGCCCGGCGCCCGCAGGGCGAGCGGCCCCAGGACACCGAGAGCGCTCCGGGCGGCCCCGGGTCCGGCATGCCGGGCCATCCGGGCCACGCCGGGCACCCGGGCCAGCCCGGACAGGCACCGACCCCGCTCCACCCGGAGCACCCGGTGCCGCTGCAGTCCCGCCGTACGGCGGCGGCGAGCGCGGTCGGCCAGTCGCCGGCCCTGTCGGCGAGCCTGCCCGGGCAGCGCAGCGCGCCCTGATCCGGTAGCGAGGGGCCCGCGGGGAGCACGTCTCCTCGCGGGCCCCTCGGCTTTCCCGGCACGGGCGGCCCGGCCGGTGACGGCGGGCCGTAAGGTTAGACACATGAACGATCGCATGGTGTGGATCGACTGCGAGATGACCGGCCTCTCGCTGTCGGACGACGCGCTCATCGAGGTGGCCGCCCTCGTGACCGACTCCGAGCTGAACGTGCTCGGCGAGGGCGTGGACATCGTCATCCGGCCGCCGGAGCAGGCGCTGGAGACGATGCCGGACGTGGTGCGTCAGATGCACACCGCCTCCGGGCTGCTCGACGAGCTGGCCGCCGGGACCACCCTCAAGGACGCCGAGGACCAGGTCCTGACGTACGTGAGGGAGTTCGTCAAGGAGCCGGGCAAGGCGCCGCTGTGCGGGAACTCCGTCGGCACGGACCGCGGCTTCCTGCTGCGCGACATGCCGGCCCTGGAGAGCTACCTCCACTACCGGATCGTCGATGTGTCGTCGGTCAAGGAGCTGGCCCGCCGCTGGTACCCGCGGGCGTACTTCAACAGCCCGAAGAAGAACGGCAACCACCGTGCGCTCGCCGACATCCGCGAGTCGATCGCGGAGCTGCGGTACTACCGCGAGGCCGTGTTCGTCCCGCAGCCCGGGCCCGACTCGGACACCGCGAAGACGATCGCGGCGAAGCACGTTCTGCCTGCTCAGTAAGGCCGGCAGGGGGCCCGTGGAGGGGCACCGCGAAAGCCGGGCGCGAGCACCCCTTCGGACCCTGTACACTTTTTCTCGGCCGGTCAGGGAAGTCACTGACCTCCAAACCGGTCATGGTGGGTGTAGCTCAGCTGGTAGAGCACCTGGTTGTGGTCCAGGATGCCGCGGGTTCAAGTCCCGTCACTCACCCTGAGTAATCAGCCGGTGGCTTCGGAAGAAGCCACCGGCTGAAGCTTTTTGCGCGCCTCTCCGGGGCGGCGCGGCAGGCTGGCTACCGTCGGCGGCATGGACGGTCGACGCCCGGAATGGCGCGCGTGTGTGCTCAGCGGGGCGGTGTTCGCCGTCTGCATGGCCGGCACCACACTGCCGACACCCCTCTACCCCCTCTACCAGGACAAGTTCGGCTTCTCCGAGCTGACGGTCACCGTGGTGTACGCCCTCTACGCCTTCGCCGTCATCGGTGTGCTGCTGCTGGTCGGCAACGCCTCGGACGCCGTGGGCAGGCGCCCGGTGCTGCTGTGCGGCCTGGGCTTGGCGGCGCTGAGCGCCGTCTGTTTCCTGTGCGCCACCGGCCTCGGCTGGCTCTACGCGGGGCGGCTGCTGTCGGGACTGTCCGCCGGTCTGTTCACCGGCGCCGCCACGGCGTACGTGATGGAGCTGGCGCCCGAGGGCGGCGCCTCCCGGGCCACGTTCGTGGCGACGGCCGCCAACATGGGCGGGCTGGGCTGCGGTCCCCTGCTCTCCGGGCTGCTCGCGCAGTACGCCGCATGGCCGCTGTACCTGCCGTTCATCACCCATATCGCCCTGGTGGCCGTCTCGGCCGCGGTGTTGCTGCGGCTCGCGGAGACGGTGAGGGAGCGGCAACCGCTGCGCACCGTGCGCCCGCAGCGCCCCGCGCTGCCCCCGCAGGTGCGCGCGGTGTTCGGCCCCGCCGCCACGGCCTCCTTCGTCGGGTTCGCCCTGTTCGGGGTGTTCACCTCGGTCAGCCCCGCCTTCCTCACGGAGTCCCTGCACGTGGACGACCACGCCGTGAGCGGGCTGATCGTCGCGCTGGCCTTCTTCTCCTCGACGGCCGGGCAACTGGCGGTCGGCCGGGTCGGTGTACGGCACTCCCTCCCGCTGGGCTGCGCCGGGCTCCTCGCCGGACTGGCGCTGCTCGCCGGCGCGCTGCGGTGGGACCAGATGTCGCTGCTGATCGCCAGCGCGCTCGTCGGCGGAGTCGGCCAGGGGCTGGCGTTTCGCGGTGCCCTCGCCGACGTGGCCGCGGCCTCCCCCGGGCACCGGCGCGCCGCCGTGATCTCGACCCTGTTCGTCGTCGCCTACACGGGCATCTCCGTGCCCGTGATCGGCGTCGGCCTCCTGACCGGTCCGATCGGCCTGGAGGGCGCGGGGCTGGTGTTCATCGGCTGCATGGCCGCCCTGGTCGTGACGGCGGCGGTGTATCTGCTGCGGCGGCCGGAACCGGCTCGGGTTTGAGCGCGTGCGATCGTGGGCCCATGCGTGAGCCGGTGGAACGGGTCGACGAGCAGGACCGGGTACTCGGGGTGGTCGACCGGGACGAGGCGATCCGCAACGGCTGGCCGCACCGGATCGCGACCACCGTGTGCCGTGACCCGCAGGGGCGGGTCCTGGTGCATCGCAGGCCGGAGCACGTGTCGCGGTTTCCGGGGCACTACGACTGGCTGATCGGCGGGGCCGCGGAGGTCGGCGAGTCGTACGAGGAGGCGGCGGCCCGGGAACTGGCCGAGGAACTGGGCGTCCGGACGCGGGTGCGGTTCGTCTTCAAGTTCCTCTGCCGAGGGGCGATCAGCCCCTACTGGCTCGGCGTGCACGAGGCCGTCGTCGCCGAGCCCCTCACCCCCGACCCGTCGGCGATCGCCTGGCACGGCTGGGTCGGCGAGGCGGAGCTCGGGGAGGCACTCCGGACGAAGCTGTTCGTGCCCGACGGCGTGGAGGCCCTGCGGCGCCGCCCCGGCCTCAGCGCACCGAGCGCCGCCAGGCGGCAGCCAACTCCCCCACCCCCGTGAACCGTTCGGCCGGGTCAGGCCGCACGGCCCGGTCCACCACGGCCAGTTGCTCCGCCGTGCCCCGCCAGGCGCGTTCCTCGTCGCCCGCGTCCAGGAGGAGGCGGATGGCGCGGCCCAGGGCGTGGACCGTCGTACGGCCGTCGATGCGGGAGCCGCGCCGCCATTCCTCCGGCGCCATGAAGCGGCGCGAGCCCGGCAGGCGGTCCGCCTCCAGGGTGAACGGGCCCGGGCGGTACTCGTCGAGGTCGATCAGCCGGAGGTCACCGGCGTCGAAGTCGTAGAGGAACGCCCCGTCGTAGAGGTCGACGGCGACGAACCCCGCCGCCTCCACCGCGAGGTGGGCGTCCAGGAGCCGGTCGACGGCGCGCAGGACCGGGGTGACCGGCTGGGCGCGGAAGCGGGCCAGGGGATGGGCCGGGTGTGCGCGGCCGCCGTGGCGGTGCAGGGCCGGGTGGTGGAGGATCTCGCCGGGGCACCAGGGCATCACGACCGCCGGCCCGCCGGAGCGGACGGCGAAGCGGTGGAGCTGGGGGACGACCGCCGGGTGGCGTACCGCGCGGTGGAAGGTCCAGGCCCGGGCGAGCGACCGCCGGGCCGCGGCGGTCGTCGCCTCCTTCACGAACCAGCGTTCGCCGTTCGCCAGCCGGACCCCGTACGACACGCAGCCCGAGTCCTGCTCGCGGAAGGCCCGGAACACCGCACCCACCGTCCGCAGGTACGGCTCGGTCGCGGGCACCTCGGTGGCGTCCAGGAGCGGGTGGTGCGTCACGAAGACGACCGGGACACCAGCTCCGTGGCCAGGACCATCTGCCGGCGCTCCAGGCCCCGGGACGCGAGCGGGCGGCGGTCGGCGACCTCGGTGAGCAGGAGGTCTGTCATCCGGCGGCCCATCTCCTCTATGGGCTGGCGGACGCTGGTCAGCGGCGGTTCCATGTGGCGGGCGATCGCGGAGTCGTCGTAGCCGACGAGCGCCACGTCCTCGGGGATGCGGCGGCCCGCGTCGCGCAGTGCCCGGCGGGCGCCGGATGCGGTGACGTCGGAGGCGGCGAAGACCGCGTCGATGTCGGGGTGGCGCTCCAGCAGGACCGCCATGGCCCGGTGTCCGCCCTCCTCGGTGAAGTCCCCCGCCTCGATCAGCCCCTCCTCCACCCCGAGGCCGGCGTCGCTCATGGCCTCGCGGTAGCCGTCGACACGGCGCTGGGCACCGTAGACGTCGAGGCGGCCGGTGATGTGGGCCACCCGGGTCCGGCCCCGGGACAGCAGATGCTCGACGGCCTGGCGGGCGCCGCCGTAGTTGTCCGAGTCGACCGACGGCAAGGTCTCCGCCGACGAGCGCGGGCCGCTGATCACCGCCGGGATCTCCAGCTGGGCCAGCAGGTCGGGCAGCGGGTCGTCCGCGTGCACCGAGACCAGCAGGACGCCGTCCACGCGGTGGGCCGCCAGGTACTGGGCGAGGCGGGCGCGTTCGCGGTCACTGCCCGCGAAGATGAGCAGCAGCTGCATCTCCGTGTCGGACAGCGCGGCCCCGACGCCCTTCAGCATGTCCGAGAAGTACGGCTCCGCGAAGAACCGGGTCTCC contains these protein-coding regions:
- a CDS encoding serine/threonine protein kinase; protein product: MTHHPLLDATEVPATEPYLRTVGAVFRAFREQDSGCVSYGVRLANGERWFVKEATTAAARRSLARAWTFHRAVRHPAVVPQLHRFAVRSGGPAVVMPWCPGEILHHPALHRHGGRAHPAHPLARFRAQPVTPVLRAVDRLLDAHLAVEAAGFVAVDLYDGAFLYDFDAGDLRLIDLDEYRPGPFTLEADRLPGSRRFMAPEEWRRGSRIDGRTTVHALGRAIRLLLDAGDEERAWRGTAEQLAVVDRAVRPDPAERFTGVGELAAAWRRSVR
- a CDS encoding MFS transporter, producing the protein MDGRRPEWRACVLSGAVFAVCMAGTTLPTPLYPLYQDKFGFSELTVTVVYALYAFAVIGVLLLVGNASDAVGRRPVLLCGLGLAALSAVCFLCATGLGWLYAGRLLSGLSAGLFTGAATAYVMELAPEGGASRATFVATAANMGGLGCGPLLSGLLAQYAAWPLYLPFITHIALVAVSAAVLLRLAETVRERQPLRTVRPQRPALPPQVRAVFGPAATASFVGFALFGVFTSVSPAFLTESLHVDDHAVSGLIVALAFFSSTAGQLAVGRVGVRHSLPLGCAGLLAGLALLAGALRWDQMSLLIASALVGGVGQGLAFRGALADVAAASPGHRRAAVISTLFVVAYTGISVPVIGVGLLTGPIGLEGAGLVFIGCMAALVVTAAVYLLRRPEPARV
- a CDS encoding LacI family DNA-binding transcriptional regulator translates to MATHGARGRSGGRPTLEEVAARAGVGRGTVSRVINGSPRVSDATRAAVEAAVAELGYVPNTAARALAANRTDAIALVVPEPETRFFAEPYFSDMLKGVGAALSDTEMQLLLIFAGSDRERARLAQYLAAHRVDGVLLVSVHADDPLPDLLAQLEIPAVISGPRSSAETLPSVDSDNYGGARQAVEHLLSRGRTRVAHITGRLDVYGAQRRVDGYREAMSDAGLGVEEGLIEAGDFTEEGGHRAMAVLLERHPDIDAVFAASDVTASGARRALRDAGRRIPEDVALVGYDDSAIARHMEPPLTSVRQPIEEMGRRMTDLLLTEVADRRPLASRGLERRQMVLATELVSRSSS
- a CDS encoding NUDIX hydrolase, yielding MREPVERVDEQDRVLGVVDRDEAIRNGWPHRIATTVCRDPQGRVLVHRRPEHVSRFPGHYDWLIGGAAEVGESYEEAAARELAEELGVRTRVRFVFKFLCRGAISPYWLGVHEAVVAEPLTPDPSAIAWHGWVGEAELGEALRTKLFVPDGVEALRRRPGLSAPSAARRQPTPPPP
- the orn gene encoding oligoribonuclease gives rise to the protein MNDRMVWIDCEMTGLSLSDDALIEVAALVTDSELNVLGEGVDIVIRPPEQALETMPDVVRQMHTASGLLDELAAGTTLKDAEDQVLTYVREFVKEPGKAPLCGNSVGTDRGFLLRDMPALESYLHYRIVDVSSVKELARRWYPRAYFNSPKKNGNHRALADIRESIAELRYYREAVFVPQPGPDSDTAKTIAAKHVLPAQ